A region from the Bacteroidota bacterium genome encodes:
- a CDS encoding DUF4835 family protein: MFRSIFLPVLVLLMIAGQTRAQEFQVDVSVNVQKLTNDADRQVLGGLEQAIRDYIGQYRYTSDPTFTPDNQIRLTLSFVIETASMNRKFTGQMFVAASRPVFGTGKPTSLIRYTDKLVEFEFYTGYQPQHTEQAFESLSSLLDFYVYLILGLDADSYDPQGGQIYYARAQRIASLSGVTSVIGWLPSTTTSDSRKVLIDEFLDPKYINFRNGFFKFHYDGLDVMQLNPLTGEQGVIDGLSLIAETNKKYPNSIWRRLFFDAKYKEISEFFAASPPEIRQQVYRLLQSADPSHLSEYQNLR, translated from the coding sequence GTGTTCCGTTCCATTTTTTTGCCAGTTCTGGTTCTGTTGATGATCGCAGGTCAGACGCGGGCACAGGAATTTCAGGTCGATGTCTCTGTCAATGTGCAGAAACTGACCAATGATGCAGACCGTCAGGTATTGGGCGGTCTGGAACAAGCCATCCGGGACTACATCGGTCAGTACCGGTATACCAGTGATCCGACCTTCACTCCTGATAATCAGATCAGACTGACCCTCAGTTTTGTAATTGAAACCGCCTCGATGAACCGGAAATTTACCGGACAGATGTTTGTGGCTGCCTCACGGCCGGTTTTTGGAACAGGAAAACCAACCAGTCTGATCCGTTATACCGATAAACTTGTGGAATTTGAATTTTACACAGGGTATCAGCCACAGCATACCGAGCAGGCTTTTGAGTCGCTTTCCTCACTGCTCGATTTCTATGTCTATCTGATTCTGGGTCTGGATGCCGACTCTTATGATCCGCAGGGTGGGCAGATTTATTACGCCCGTGCTCAACGGATCGCTTCACTGTCAGGCGTAACCAGTGTCATTGGCTGGCTTCCTTCCACCACAACCTCTGACAGCCGGAAAGTCCTGATAGATGAGTTTCTGGATCCAAAATATATCAATTTTAGAAATGGTTTCTTTAAATTTCATTACGATGGGCTGGATGTGATGCAATTGAACCCCCTGACGGGCGAACAGGGAGTTATTGACGGATTGAGCCTCATTGCAGAAACGAACAAGAAGTATCCCAATTCGATCTGGAGAAGGTTGTTCTTCGATGCGAAGTATAAGGAGATCAGTGAATTTTTTGCTGCATCACCACCAGAAATCCGTCAACAGGTTTACCGGTTGCTTCAGTCTGCCGACCCCTCACACCTGAGCGAGTACCAGAATCTGCGATGA
- the lexA gene encoding transcriptional repressor LexA: protein MAEGLTERQKQILHYLLQYKSRTGFPPSFQEIAAQFQFASLTAVKDHLKALEKKGFIKKSGFKARAIEVVMQPGDPDFMPDGIPIIGRVAAGTPILAQENILGYLNFGNYFAENGNIFALKVQGDSMKDEGILDGDLVIIKHQDTARNGDIVVAIIDEEATVKTFFHEGEQIRLQPQNPKYKPIYVGENQSFRIGGKVIGVVRKSGSAYTRAS, encoded by the coding sequence ATGGCAGAAGGACTGACTGAACGTCAAAAACAAATCCTCCATTATCTCCTGCAATACAAATCCCGTACGGGGTTTCCCCCTTCGTTTCAGGAGATTGCAGCCCAGTTTCAGTTTGCCTCCCTGACGGCCGTCAAAGATCATTTAAAGGCGCTGGAAAAGAAAGGTTTCATTAAGAAATCGGGGTTTAAAGCCCGTGCCATCGAAGTGGTCATGCAACCGGGTGATCCCGATTTTATGCCTGATGGAATACCGATTATCGGCCGTGTGGCTGCCGGAACGCCCATCCTGGCACAGGAGAACATTCTCGGTTACCTCAATTTCGGAAACTACTTCGCCGAGAACGGAAATATTTTTGCCCTGAAGGTTCAGGGAGATTCCATGAAGGATGAAGGCATTCTTGATGGGGACCTTGTCATTATCAAACATCAGGATACCGCCCGAAACGGTGACATTGTGGTGGCCATTATTGACGAGGAAGCCACCGTAAAAACCTTTTTCCATGAAGGAGAACAAATTCGTCTTCAACCGCAGAATCCTAAATACAAGCCCATTTATGTCGGCGAAAACCAGAGTTTCCGTATAGGTGGCAAGGTCATTGGGGTTGTCAGAAAAAGTGGATCGGCCTATACACGTGCCTCCTGA
- the recG gene encoding ATP-dependent DNA helicase RecG: MDLTYSSDIQFAPGIGPERAKALRQAGIETVADLLGTYPRRYLDRSAICKIRNLRHQTGVVTLMGTVTRADLIKNKNRGQRFSVMLDDGTGVVELIFFQGINYLKSVFSIGGSFAVSGKPDVFGSRFSLVHPDYDALKDDQDELQLLNTGGIIPLYPSGDLLKRMGLDSRGFRRTILKVMDRLNWATVSDPLDEKWRAMAEVPDRASALQWIHRPQSPEHLQLATRRLKLDDILSFSLAMELRKLQTETSDRGLAFSAPDQYTRQFYQGLPFKLTQGQIDVLRDIRNDLKKPHPMNRLLQGDVGSGKTVVAMMSMLMAVDNGYQAALMAPTEILAEQHYQTMTRYLKPLGLDVVLLTGGLKSAGRTTGTGMLQSGLAQLAVGTHALISEGVIFKNLGLIVVDEQHRFGVLQRAMLRAKGLMPHVLVMSATPIPRTLAMTVYGDLEVSRITELPSGRQPVKTVIIRDLDRPQLNRTIADQINRGRQVYFVYPLIEESEKSDLKAATDAHREISEWFPAYKVGLLHGRLPVQEKDEIMASFKANQIQILVSTTVIEVGVDVPNATVMIIEHADRFGLSQLHQLRGRVGRGAEASYCFLVISDKLTSEARERLTTMERTNNGFEIAEKDLEIRGAGDILGTRQSGLPDMKLLDLARDYPILQLSGQLARAILADDPHLRKPSHALLRSQIVTSHQALINLAEIA, encoded by the coding sequence ATGGATCTCACCTATTCCTCCGATATCCAGTTTGCACCCGGAATAGGTCCGGAACGTGCGAAAGCACTGCGTCAGGCCGGGATTGAAACCGTGGCTGACTTATTGGGAACCTATCCCCGCCGGTATCTGGACCGGTCTGCAATCTGTAAGATCAGGAATCTGCGGCATCAGACGGGTGTGGTGACTCTGATGGGAACCGTCACCCGTGCCGACCTGATTAAAAACAAAAACCGTGGTCAGCGGTTCTCGGTCATGCTCGATGACGGCACCGGCGTGGTCGAACTCATTTTCTTTCAGGGAATCAATTACCTGAAATCTGTTTTTTCCATCGGGGGATCCTTTGCCGTCTCGGGAAAGCCCGATGTGTTCGGAAGCCGGTTTTCTCTGGTTCATCCCGATTATGATGCGTTGAAGGATGATCAGGATGAACTGCAATTACTGAATACCGGTGGCATCATTCCGCTGTATCCTTCGGGTGACCTGTTGAAACGGATGGGGCTCGATTCCCGAGGATTCCGCCGGACCATTCTGAAGGTCATGGACCGGTTGAACTGGGCCACCGTCAGCGACCCGCTCGATGAGAAGTGGCGGGCCATGGCTGAGGTTCCTGACCGGGCTTCTGCACTGCAGTGGATTCACCGCCCCCAATCGCCAGAGCACTTGCAACTTGCCACCCGTCGGTTGAAGCTGGATGACATCCTGTCTTTTTCACTGGCCATGGAACTGCGAAAACTCCAGACAGAAACCAGTGACCGGGGACTCGCCTTTTCTGCACCCGATCAGTATACCCGTCAGTTTTATCAGGGATTGCCTTTCAAACTCACTCAGGGACAGATCGATGTACTCAGAGACATCCGGAATGATCTGAAGAAGCCGCATCCCATGAACCGCCTGCTTCAGGGGGATGTGGGAAGTGGTAAAACGGTTGTGGCAATGATGTCTATGCTGATGGCGGTCGACAATGGTTACCAGGCAGCACTGATGGCACCGACTGAAATTCTGGCCGAACAACATTATCAGACCATGACTCGCTATCTGAAACCCCTTGGTCTGGATGTGGTTTTGTTAACCGGTGGTCTGAAAAGCGCCGGCAGAACCACCGGAACGGGCATGTTGCAATCGGGACTGGCCCAACTGGCGGTCGGAACCCATGCACTTATCAGCGAGGGGGTTATATTCAAAAACCTGGGACTGATTGTGGTCGATGAGCAGCATCGGTTTGGGGTTCTTCAACGAGCCATGCTGCGCGCCAAGGGGCTGATGCCGCATGTGCTGGTCATGTCGGCCACTCCCATTCCCCGAACTCTGGCCATGACCGTTTATGGTGATCTGGAAGTCAGCCGGATCACCGAGTTACCGTCGGGTCGGCAACCGGTAAAAACCGTGATCATCAGGGATCTGGACCGTCCGCAACTGAACCGCACCATCGCCGATCAGATCAACCGGGGACGGCAGGTTTATTTTGTGTACCCGCTGATTGAAGAATCCGAAAAATCGGATCTGAAAGCTGCCACAGATGCTCACCGTGAAATTTCTGAGTGGTTTCCCGCTTACAAAGTCGGTTTGCTGCATGGCCGGTTACCTGTTCAGGAAAAGGATGAAATCATGGCATCCTTCAAAGCCAACCAGATTCAGATACTGGTTTCCACCACGGTTATCGAAGTGGGGGTAGATGTTCCCAATGCCACCGTGATGATTATTGAGCATGCCGACCGGTTTGGTCTGTCACAATTGCATCAGCTTCGGGGTCGGGTGGGACGCGGAGCCGAGGCCAGCTATTGTTTTCTGGTGATTTCAGATAAACTCACCTCAGAAGCCCGAGAACGGCTGACCACCATGGAGAGAACCAACAACGGATTTGAAATTGCCGAAAAAGACCTGGAAATACGGGGAGCCGGTGATATTCTTGGAACCCGGCAATCGGGATTACCCGACATGAAATTGCTCGATCTGGCCCGGGATTATCCCATCCTGCAACTGTCCGGACAGCTGGCCCGGGCAATTCTGGCCGATGATCCCCACCTCAGAAAACCCAGCCATGCATTGCTTCGCTCTCAGATAGTCACCTCTCATCAAGCCCTGATCAATCTGGCTGAAATTGCCTGA
- a CDS encoding sulfite exporter TauE/SafE family protein, producing the protein MDFSIGSILYPLTIALLGSLHCMGMCGGFSVLIANSSSAPFRYPLYQTGKTLAYILLASGIYFLTMVITHAGAMTTARYGVTLIAGLAMAWLSLTGLFKGRYPGTGISLPSRWLQKAVSRPIVFGFLNGLMPCGLVYMLLVAIPLADSWPEALLLAALFGLGTVPSLGLVYWGSSLLKTSHWRWIEKVLYLFLLLFALITILRAIPATEKMVHNWFPHSIRELFLF; encoded by the coding sequence ATGGATTTTTCAATCGGCAGCATCCTTTACCCGCTTACCATCGCCCTGCTGGGATCGTTGCATTGCATGGGCATGTGTGGCGGATTCTCTGTTCTGATAGCCAATTCTTCTTCTGCACCATTCCGGTACCCGCTTTATCAGACAGGCAAAACCCTGGCGTATATCCTGTTGGCATCCGGAATCTATTTTCTGACCATGGTAATCACCCATGCCGGTGCCATGACCACCGCCCGGTATGGAGTTACCCTGATCGCAGGATTGGCCATGGCTTGGCTTTCACTGACAGGTTTGTTTAAGGGACGATATCCCGGAACCGGAATCTCCCTGCCTTCCCGCTGGCTTCAGAAAGCTGTTTCAAGACCCATTGTTTTTGGTTTTCTCAATGGTCTCATGCCGTGTGGACTGGTTTACATGCTTCTTGTCGCCATTCCGCTTGCAGATTCCTGGCCCGAGGCTTTGCTGCTTGCAGCTTTATTTGGGTTGGGTACAGTTCCATCTCTTGGCCTGGTGTATTGGGGTTCCTCACTTCTGAAGACCTCCCACTGGCGCTGGATAGAAAAAGTCCTGTACCTGTTTCTTCTTCTTTTTGCACTCATCACCATCCTTCGTGCCATTCCGGCTACCGAGAAAATGGTGCATAACTGGTTTCCTCACAGCATCAGAGAGTTATTTTTGTTTTGA
- a CDS encoding phosphomannomutase/phosphoglucomutase, whose protein sequence is MINPGIFREYDIRGIVDKDLTDATVTLLAKGAATYFLNHQCKTVTVGRDVRLSGKRFRDIVVNEFVNAGLHVIDLGEITSPMSYWSTFKLPVDGAIMITASHNPADYNGFKISVGTNSIYGSRIQDLLKLIQSGQFKTGKGSVVEKNIKPEYMADIVSRIKLGRKMKVVTDCANATGGLIAPEFYRAIGCEVIELYTEPDGRFPNHHPDPTVDKYLVDLIAKVKETSADMGIGFDGDSDRIGVVDNLGRVIRGDALLAILSRDVLKRNPGSEIVFDVKCSQGLIEDIEAHGGKPVMWKTGHSLIKNKMKDINGLIAGEMSGHLFIADNYYGFDDAIFDGARVIELVSHSKEPLSVHHDQFPKYFSTPETRLDVANDDIKFKMVEQAVTFFKANHQVIDIDGVRVQFGDGWGLIRASNTQPVIVVRFEARTPERRDEIKDFMLNKLAEYGEFHEGHGH, encoded by the coding sequence ATGATCAACCCGGGAATTTTCCGCGAATACGACATCCGTGGAATCGTTGACAAAGATCTGACCGATGCCACCGTGACTCTGCTGGCAAAAGGAGCGGCCACCTACTTTCTGAATCACCAGTGTAAAACAGTAACCGTGGGACGCGATGTCCGGTTAAGTGGAAAACGATTCCGTGATATCGTGGTGAATGAATTTGTCAATGCAGGACTCCATGTCATTGATCTGGGCGAAATCACCTCACCGATGTCTTACTGGTCCACTTTCAAATTACCGGTCGATGGCGCCATCATGATCACTGCCAGCCATAATCCTGCCGATTATAACGGATTTAAAATTTCGGTCGGAACCAATTCCATTTATGGCTCCCGCATTCAGGACCTGCTTAAACTCATCCAATCCGGTCAATTCAAAACCGGCAAAGGGTCGGTCGTCGAAAAAAACATTAAACCAGAGTACATGGCCGATATCGTGTCCCGCATTAAACTGGGACGCAAAATGAAAGTGGTCACCGATTGCGCCAATGCCACCGGGGGGCTGATCGCTCCCGAATTTTACAGAGCCATCGGTTGTGAAGTGATTGAACTGTACACCGAGCCCGATGGTCGTTTTCCCAATCACCATCCCGACCCTACAGTGGATAAATACCTGGTCGATCTGATTGCCAAGGTGAAGGAAACCAGTGCCGATATGGGAATCGGTTTTGATGGAGATTCAGACCGGATTGGAGTGGTTGATAACCTCGGCCGTGTCATCCGGGGAGATGCGCTGCTCGCCATTCTCTCAAGGGATGTTTTGAAACGGAATCCCGGATCTGAAATCGTTTTCGATGTAAAATGTTCTCAGGGCCTGATCGAAGACATCGAGGCACACGGCGGAAAACCAGTCATGTGGAAAACAGGTCACTCCCTCATCAAAAATAAAATGAAGGACATCAACGGACTTATTGCCGGTGAAATGAGCGGTCACCTGTTCATTGCCGATAATTACTATGGATTTGATGATGCCATTTTCGATGGCGCCCGTGTAATTGAACTGGTTTCCCATTCAAAGGAACCCTTATCGGTCCATCATGATCAGTTCCCTAAATACTTCTCCACACCCGAAACCCGTCTTGATGTCGCCAATGATGACATCAAGTTTAAAATGGTCGAACAGGCCGTCACTTTCTTTAAAGCCAATCACCAGGTCATTGATATAGATGGAGTTCGTGTTCAGTTTGGCGACGGTTGGGGTCTGATCAGAGCATCGAATACACAGCCGGTTATTGTCGTCCGGTTCGAGGCCCGCACACCTGAACGCCGCGATGAAATCAAGGACTTCATGCTGAATAAACTGGCTGAATACGGCGAGTTTCATGAAGGACACGGTCACTGA
- the ispH gene encoding 4-hydroxy-3-methylbut-2-enyl diphosphate reductase produces MKKFDIPDIYRSVIITRVKEIQTARDPRRRNFTPTLLDFGPVRFVIPRHFGFCYGVQNAIEIAYRTIEENQGRRVFFLSEMIHNPTVNTDLQKKGVRFIYEPNGRQIIPLDELSPDDIVVVPAFGTTLEIQSDLEKRGINPYRFDTTCPFVEKVWKKGIELGEKGYSNVIHGKYNHEETRATLSHVSKAGPAVVILDLEEANFLASVIRGTQSVQAFQDRLGSKATPGFNPETDLQKFGVINQTTMLATETKSIMEVLKQAVTDRWGTAEVRMHWADTADTLCYATNENQTATLSALDHPADVAFVVGGYNSSNTSHLVELCEHRMPTYFIKDRTEIRSETRIHHFDWRNKTLQETAGWLPVKNRIPTFLMNSGASCPDSTLDGVILRLLDFFPEHAKPEEVLARLADQKPVAEAGGPV; encoded by the coding sequence ATGAAAAAATTTGATATTCCCGATATATACCGGTCGGTTATCATTACCCGTGTGAAGGAAATTCAGACAGCCAGGGATCCCCGCCGGCGGAATTTTACGCCGACCCTGCTCGATTTCGGACCGGTCCGGTTTGTAATCCCGCGTCATTTCGGTTTTTGCTATGGGGTACAGAATGCCATTGAAATTGCATACCGTACCATCGAGGAAAACCAGGGAAGACGGGTGTTTTTTCTTTCTGAAATGATTCACAATCCGACCGTGAACACCGATCTGCAGAAAAAGGGAGTCCGTTTTATTTATGAACCCAACGGACGGCAGATAATTCCCCTCGATGAGTTGTCTCCCGATGATATCGTGGTGGTTCCTGCCTTTGGAACCACGCTTGAAATCCAATCTGATCTTGAAAAGCGGGGGATCAATCCATACCGGTTCGATACCACCTGTCCGTTTGTGGAAAAGGTATGGAAAAAAGGAATTGAACTGGGTGAAAAAGGGTACTCCAACGTCATTCACGGAAAGTATAATCACGAGGAAACCCGTGCAACCCTTTCCCATGTATCAAAAGCAGGCCCTGCCGTGGTCATTCTCGATCTGGAAGAAGCCAATTTCCTGGCATCGGTGATCAGGGGCACCCAATCGGTTCAGGCGTTTCAGGATCGGCTGGGAAGTAAGGCAACACCCGGATTTAATCCGGAGACGGACCTTCAAAAATTTGGTGTGATCAATCAGACCACCATGTTGGCCACCGAAACGAAGTCCATTATGGAAGTGCTGAAACAGGCCGTCACCGATCGCTGGGGAACCGCTGAGGTCAGAATGCATTGGGCCGATACCGCCGATACCCTTTGTTATGCCACCAATGAAAACCAGACAGCCACTTTATCGGCTCTGGACCATCCGGCTGATGTGGCGTTTGTGGTGGGTGGCTACAATTCATCTAACACCTCTCATCTTGTTGAGCTGTGTGAACACCGGATGCCCACTTATTTCATTAAGGACCGTACAGAAATCCGGTCAGAAACCAGAATCCATCATTTTGACTGGCGGAATAAAACCTTGCAGGAAACCGCCGGATGGCTTCCTGTAAAAAACCGGATTCCCACCTTTCTGATGAATTCTGGTGCGAGTTGTCCCGATTCTACGCTGGATGGTGTGATTCTCCGGCTGCTCGACTTCTTTCCGGAGCATGCTAAGCCCGAGGAAGTATTGGCCCGCCTTGCCGACCAGAAACCGGTGGCCGAGGCTGGAGGACCGGTCTGA
- a CDS encoding M20/M25/M40 family metallo-hydrolase: MRRFLFLPLTFLLLIFPLLIAAQPIQYGQNPTINGLLESIRSDSLIRTVRDLEAFQTRYCLNGNRWEVAAYLKKRFLDMGITDVKLDSFVINRNGTAYWQANVVATIPGTRNPDELMVIGGHYDSINMNDLNRAPGANDNASGTAGTLELARVVMQTGFKPDITLKFVAFAAEELGLYGGYFMANTLKNQGKKVSLMLNMDMIAVERRSRPNWSVLAYFYGAQDTMPAVAQKYAPLYAGIQVVPDYSGSSDHVPFVLNGFPSLFFFIGDSDPNYHTSGDLLSACNPDYMEEVVKITGAVMVGEQWLPKPVRNTVVRDGGDGQSLHCSWTPGSGRPASSWVVKFEQPGREPDSVETTQPSVLITGLTEGQFTTITIIPRTGAEDFGFPSQVTGTPGTIPSAVSEIADTPDQTSIHLTWKASPELDVTGYRVYRSGLFEEKGDLVSGDLITTTYYEDEPGSTDGYWYYRVVSVDGDGNESHEGEPVRSRLIELNPGILLVDETLNGTGVLLQPSDDQVDDFYSETLSGWSVTFHDADEMKGAKLADLGRYSTVIWVGDDLVDQTMAFAAADDIGSYLQAGGHFVYSGYKPERAFYDNPSNTVTLPEESFMLEKLGVKEIYHVNSTYFNHAVAVDPGMNDVHLDSSKTKSSMKYHLNNITTMQPAEGAEILQVYGTGYADGTAAAKLKGLPVAIRTGKGPGSAVVLTYPLYYTKPADAKLFLSAILNDWGETALGADLPDGLHADCLHLFPAWPNPFNGQVRLKFYNGHDHAIQLSVFDMLGREVTTLVREELPAGHHQISWNPVSQASGVYFCVLRAGNQTSMIKLVLVK; this comes from the coding sequence ATGAGACGGTTTCTGTTCCTTCCTCTTACTTTTCTTCTGCTGATTTTTCCTCTTCTGATTGCTGCACAGCCTATTCAGTATGGTCAGAATCCCACGATAAATGGTCTGCTGGAATCCATCCGGTCAGACAGCCTGATCCGCACCGTCCGGGATCTGGAGGCCTTTCAAACGAGATACTGCCTGAATGGGAACCGGTGGGAAGTGGCCGCCTATCTGAAAAAACGTTTTCTGGATATGGGGATCACCGATGTGAAACTCGATTCCTTTGTAATTAACCGGAATGGGACCGCCTACTGGCAGGCCAATGTGGTGGCCACCATTCCCGGAACACGGAATCCTGATGAACTGATGGTGATTGGCGGCCATTACGACAGCATCAACATGAATGATCTGAACCGGGCCCCGGGTGCAAATGACAATGCCAGTGGAACAGCAGGTACGCTTGAACTGGCACGGGTGGTCATGCAAACGGGTTTTAAACCGGATATTACCCTGAAGTTTGTGGCATTTGCAGCTGAAGAGTTGGGATTGTATGGTGGCTATTTCATGGCCAATACTCTGAAAAATCAGGGTAAAAAAGTAAGTCTGATGCTGAACATGGATATGATTGCCGTTGAGCGCCGGTCCAGACCCAACTGGTCGGTTCTTGCGTATTTCTACGGTGCACAGGATACCATGCCGGCAGTGGCGCAGAAATATGCTCCCTTGTATGCAGGGATTCAGGTCGTACCCGATTACAGTGGCAGTTCAGATCACGTTCCCTTTGTCCTGAATGGATTTCCTTCCCTGTTTTTTTTCATTGGTGATTCCGACCCCAATTACCACACCTCTGGTGACCTGCTGTCTGCCTGCAATCCGGACTACATGGAAGAAGTGGTTAAGATAACCGGCGCAGTTATGGTTGGTGAACAATGGCTGCCGAAGCCTGTCAGGAATACGGTGGTGCGCGATGGAGGGGATGGTCAGTCCCTGCATTGTTCCTGGACACCCGGATCAGGCAGACCAGCCAGTTCCTGGGTTGTGAAATTTGAGCAACCCGGCCGTGAGCCCGATTCGGTCGAAACAACCCAGCCTTCGGTCCTGATCACCGGACTCACAGAAGGACAATTCACAACCATCACAATCATTCCCCGCACGGGAGCAGAGGATTTTGGATTCCCGTCACAGGTAACCGGAACACCAGGGACCATTCCCTCTGCTGTCAGTGAGATTGCTGATACTCCGGATCAGACCTCTATTCACCTGACCTGGAAGGCCTCTCCCGAACTGGATGTAACCGGTTACCGCGTTTATCGTTCCGGACTCTTTGAAGAAAAAGGAGATCTGGTTTCCGGTGACCTGATCACCACTACATATTATGAAGATGAGCCCGGATCTACCGATGGGTATTGGTATTACCGGGTGGTTTCGGTGGATGGTGATGGAAATGAAAGCCATGAGGGTGAACCGGTCCGAAGCCGGCTGATTGAACTGAACCCCGGCATCTTACTGGTTGATGAAACGCTGAACGGAACGGGTGTTCTGCTGCAACCCTCCGATGATCAGGTGGATGATTTTTACTCGGAAACCCTGTCTGGCTGGTCGGTGACTTTTCATGATGCCGATGAAATGAAAGGCGCCAAACTGGCTGATTTGGGTCGTTATTCAACAGTGATATGGGTAGGGGACGATCTTGTTGACCAGACCATGGCTTTTGCTGCAGCAGACGATATCGGCTCCTATCTGCAGGCAGGTGGCCATTTTGTATATTCTGGTTATAAGCCTGAGCGTGCCTTTTATGACAACCCATCCAACACGGTTACTCTGCCGGAGGAATCCTTCATGCTGGAAAAACTGGGTGTGAAGGAAATATATCATGTGAACAGCACGTATTTTAATCATGCGGTGGCGGTTGATCCGGGAATGAATGACGTTCATCTGGATTCTTCCAAAACCAAATCGTCTATGAAATACCATCTGAACAACATCACCACGATGCAACCGGCCGAAGGAGCAGAAATATTACAGGTGTACGGCACAGGGTATGCAGATGGGACTGCAGCTGCCAAACTGAAAGGATTACCGGTGGCAATCAGAACCGGAAAGGGACCCGGTTCGGCAGTGGTTCTGACGTATCCGCTTTATTACACCAAACCGGCCGATGCAAAGCTGTTTCTTTCCGCCATACTGAATGATTGGGGCGAAACGGCCCTTGGTGCCGACTTGCCGGATGGGTTGCATGCCGACTGTCTGCATTTGTTTCCTGCCTGGCCGAATCCGTTTAACGGACAGGTTCGTTTGAAGTTTTACAATGGCCATGACCATGCCATTCAGCTGTCGGTCTTTGACATGCTGGGAAGGGAAGTCACCACCCTCGTCCGTGAAGAGTTACCCGCCGGGCATCATCAGATTTCCTGGAATCCGGTTTCGCAGGCTTCCGGTGTTTATTTCTGTGTGTTAAGGGCAGGCAATCAGACCAGTATGATCAAACTGGTGCTGGTAAAGTAA
- the dinB gene encoding DNA polymerase IV — protein MILHLDLDTFFVSCERLVNPELIGKPVIIGGLPTERGVVAACSYEARQFGVYSSMPLRWAAKACPQAIFMHGTRGLYSTYSKKVTAIIRDFAPRYEKASVDEFYLDISGLYQYIFRSPVEVARLLQKNIDDQLGLPSSCGIGRNRLIAKIGSRLAKPHGIFFVPPGSEEELLSPLPISIIPGIGDSMESSLHKRGIRLVRDLQAIPESTLMDWYGKYGSELFQKAHGIGRATIDEEQERKSVSSETTFHEDSSDPVYIRKQFLSCVQETGFTLRKHQLKGLTLTLKLRDSTFETHTYAQTLPYAINDDYTLINRGLELLQTHLTPEKKIRLVGFGVSRLVHANDQADDLFSGQETDRFNRLSHQIDLLKTKFGKRSLGMAG, from the coding sequence ATGATACTTCATCTGGATCTGGATACCTTTTTCGTTTCGTGTGAACGGTTAGTGAACCCTGAACTGATCGGTAAACCCGTCATCATTGGCGGGTTGCCGACAGAACGGGGCGTGGTGGCAGCCTGTTCCTACGAAGCGAGACAGTTTGGGGTCTACAGTTCCATGCCGCTTCGCTGGGCGGCAAAAGCATGTCCTCAAGCCATTTTTATGCATGGCACCCGCGGACTGTACAGCACCTACTCGAAAAAAGTCACTGCCATTATCCGTGACTTTGCTCCACGGTACGAAAAGGCCTCGGTCGATGAATTTTATCTGGATATTTCTGGTCTTTACCAATACATTTTCAGGTCACCTGTCGAAGTGGCCAGACTACTTCAGAAAAACATCGATGATCAGCTTGGCCTGCCTTCTTCCTGCGGAATCGGCCGAAACCGGCTGATTGCGAAAATCGGCTCGAGACTGGCCAAACCACATGGCATTTTTTTCGTTCCCCCTGGCTCTGAAGAGGAATTGTTATCTCCCCTTCCCATCAGCATCATCCCCGGAATCGGAGACTCCATGGAATCTTCCCTGCATAAGCGGGGAATCCGGCTGGTCCGTGACCTTCAGGCCATTCCAGAATCCACCTTGATGGATTGGTACGGAAAATACGGCTCCGAATTGTTTCAGAAGGCTCATGGGATCGGTCGTGCCACCATCGATGAAGAGCAGGAACGCAAATCAGTTTCCTCAGAGACAACCTTTCATGAAGACTCCAGTGACCCGGTCTATATCAGAAAACAATTTCTGTCTTGCGTACAGGAAACCGGATTTACCCTGAGGAAACATCAGTTGAAGGGCCTTACCCTGACCCTGAAACTGCGCGATTCCACCTTCGAAACACATACTTACGCTCAGACGCTCCCCTACGCTATTAATGACGATTATACCCTGATTAACCGCGGACTCGAACTTTTGCAGACTCACCTGACTCCTGAAAAGAAAATCCGTCTGGTGGGTTTCGGTGTTTCCAGATTGGTTCATGCCAATGATCAGGCAGATGATCTGTTTTCCGGGCAGGAAACCGATCGGTTTAACCGGTTATCTCATCAGATCGATTTACTGAAAACCAAATTCGGAAAACGTTCCCTCGGGATGGCCGGATAA